In a single window of the Cydia pomonella isolate Wapato2018A chromosome 2, ilCydPomo1, whole genome shotgun sequence genome:
- the LOC133534746 gene encoding uncharacterized protein LOC133534746: protein MPIHRTPSKMETRSAKVRREHAEHMAREQEQRKSEVIPPCNVTTPEKIEKPLDPMVKKFLQYKLNATSSIKSEPMQQFKPIPDIKPAASHVGAVPSSKGSRRSSASKEARRKQLILDAAKEKAAIQMDLINKTLDAQLAALNSDEEDLEEYSSQFDGNAPLRKDINAWVEHQSIHTELPEEQQAPDNGVTTDALHISVPAQMPAPVIPSAFTEQAQPRPASSLAPRAAADGFMPAAPPAPEGTVSALNQTVQLLAGALKDLSTASNQVPNASLLSRISTPKDLPEFSGDQLEWLQFKQAYQESTEVCRFTDKENLWRLRKCLKGAARDAVTALFISATSPDRVMSTLELRFGNPDSIISRILQDIKKLQPLQLEYHKDIVMFAVKVQNFVEAVRAVGREEYLHGMNIVSIILSKLPTGLISKWSDYSFKLLQDARKSRLVILSDFLNDEALKISTTASFLTTTRSDMYKNKSSEHSSSRTQTVLLQTEEGDLKCLFCRTAVHKITECKPFKKALRKIRWQHVKKHGLCYKCIISKHERDTCKAPACDKDGCGAPHHRLLHYPVNNSARDVTAAPAPLPSASVPNNSTAIKEAAPRDPAFKPVTETLTHIKATDSRVLLKVVPVRVQGPNGMVNSTALLDDGSSVSLISANLARRVGLRGNSQTLRVHGAFKDNELEYKSTKVNVDLKGMDNKVYNVKLRCVEELSLPIQTLSVLKLVNYSHLADIKHKFCTTDSEPELLLGQDNLHVVIPIQIREGKYNEPSATLTRLGWSVHGKVCVPRTVRPSRGPPSVAVHTNLLIADSGADHDTTSDECLLREIHEDVRRSFLLDSMGVTTHVRQKADDARAVAQLEHSAELIDGRWYVGLPWKDEHRPMPDSRPNALTRMKGIERKMGKNPGFAERYRERVNHLLKNDYAMELINTEVTPKTYYLPHFGVDNPNKQELRLVFDAASQVSGSSLNDYLLTGPDLLSSLLGIMLRFREHPIAVTGDIRDMFLRVKIHQDDQDALRFLWRNNPTENMKTYAMTSLIFGANCAPFVAQFVKNKNAQRFESSFPAAVDAIVNSHYMDDYIDSLPDEATAIEMVKNVGYIHRAGGFEIRNWTSNSVAVLNSVPKETLGTAAVRFKVGQQHESERTLGLIWYPADDILGFDLSLKRIPSDVLEGENRPTKRLMLRVIMSIFDVLGFLAPFTIQGRIMLQEAWRLQVDWEDYIPDQIYHKWRKWVDLLKVIKDIRIPRWYCTAARNAVRDSQSATARASEMQDCVDLVATAPTSPPATHAPTHSATKCYEGVAASTSATTASRSKYSYYNNLQMHFFSDASSQAMSAVGYLRWEDNGTIYVAFIASKSRVMPIKRLTIPKAELQAALLSARLANAIGKEHKLTPTRRYFWCDSSTVLHWIRNKNRTYKAFEANRLGEIDDLTRVDEWRYIPTKLNVADLATRDSFDLALQSEWFKGPSFLYADESLWPKDIIPTCNEEETGECVAVVQVRDEPACIPVPDPQRFSSWLRLTRATAAVLKFIARCKGRAVEIDCAMMERAEILLLKHAQNESFGEDLARIKAHGALHRASKLLKLSPILDEHELLRVGGRIDAASDVPLDVKRPVILDGRHQVARLIVRHYHVKAAHGSQEMVVNEIKQRYWVLRLRPTVKLVTSRCMLCRIMKSKPQVPRMGDLPEARIEHHHRPFFHCGLDLFGPMEVAVGRRREKRYGVLFTCLTVRAIHIELVASLTTDSLIMALRRMAARRGWPRHLYSDNGTNLRGADTELRRSMEALDMDVLKAEGVNNNMDWTFIPPASPHWGGAWERLIRSVKTALKVVLKERAPRDEVLTTLMAEVENMVNGRPLVHVSVDPADGESLTPNHFLLGSSSRLPLVGEFDDSDLNLRKLWRKAQRLADMFWQRWLREILPTLVPRTKWLEERKPLKVGDLVLVVDPNSPRNMWPKGLITQVIPGADGRIRLVEVRTATGTYRRSAARIAPIPVSLEC from the coding sequence ATGCCGATACACCGAACGCCTTCAAAAATGGAAACGCGTAGTGCGAAGGTACGTCGGGAGCACGCGGAACACATGGCGCGCGAGCAAGAACAAAGAAAAAGTGAGGTTATACCGCCGTGCAATGTAACTACGCCCGAAAAAATCGAGAAACCTTTGGATCCGATGGTCAAGAAGTTtctacaatacaaattaaatgcGACAAGCAGCATAAAGTCGGAACCAATGCAGCAATTTAAGCCAATTCCCGACATAAAGCCTGCCGCGTCACATGTGGGTGCCGTCCCGAGCAGCAAGGGCTCACGAAGATCGTCAGCCTCTAAAGAAGCCAGGCGAAAGCAATTAATTTTGGACGCCGCAAAGGAAAAGGCTGCGATTCAAATGGATCTAATTAATAAAACCTTAGACGCGCAACTTGCAGCTCTTAATAGTGACGAAGAGGACCTAGAAGAATACAGTTCACAATTCGATGGCAATGCACCTCTTCGCAAAGATATCAATGCGTGGGTTGAGCACCAAAGCATCCACACGGAACTACCTGAGGAGCAGCAAGCCCCCGACAATGGAGTCACAACGGACGCGCTGCACATTTCAGTTCCAGCACAGATGCCTGCACCTGTGATACCCTCTGCATTCACCGAGCAAGCCCAGCCGAGGCCAGCGTCTAGCTtagcgccgcgcgccgccgccgatgGCTTCATGCCGGCAGCGCCGCCTGCGCCCGAAGGTACCGTCAGTGCGCTCAACCAAACAGTGCAATTATTAGCCGGCGCACTTAAAGACCTATCGACCGCTAGCAATCAAGTGCCTAACGCCAGTTTACTCAGCCGCATTAGCACGCCTAAGGACCTACCTGAATTTTCAGGTGACCAATTAGAATGGCTTCAGTTTAAACAGGCGTACCAGGAGTCTACTGAGGTCTGTAGATTTACAGATAAAGAAAATTTATGGAGGCTTCGTAAATGTCTTAAAGGAGCCGCACGTGATGCTGTCACTGCATTATTTATCAGCGCCACGTCGCCCGACCGGGTAATGTCGACCTTGGAGCTACGTTTTGGAAACCCCGACAGCATCATTTCTCGTATTCTGCAAGACATCAAGAAGCTACAGCCTTTGCAACTCGAATATCATAAGGATATAGTTATGTTCGCAGTGAAGGTTCAAAATTTCGTAGAAGCTGTGCGAGCAGTAGGACGCGAGGAGTACCTACATGGCATGAATATCGTCTCCATCATCCTATCCAAGCTGCCCACTGGGCTTATCTCCAAATGGTCAGACTACAGTTTTAAACTTCTCCAAGATGCCCGGAAATCGAGGTTAGTCATTCTATCGGATTTTCTTAATGACGAAGCATTAAAGATTTCTACAACTGCAAGTTTTTTAACAACTACGCGCAGcgatatgtataaaaacaaatctagCGAACATTCATCTTCCCGTACACAAACTGTTTTACTACAAACTGAAGAAGGcgatttaaaatgtttattttgccGAACAGCTGTGCATAAGATAACGGAATGCAAACCATTTAAGAAGGCGTTGCGAAAAATACGATGGcaacatgtaaaaaaacatgGTTTATGCTACAAATGCATTATCTCCAAGCATGAACGCGATACTTGCAAGGCCCCTGCGTGCGACAAGGACGGCTGCGGAGCTCCACATCATCGCCTACTACATTATCCGGTAAACAACAGTGCGCGTGACGTCACGGCGGCGCCCGCACCGCTGCCGAGTGCAAGTGTACCGAATAATAGTACCGCGATAAAAGAAGCCGCGCCGCGCGATCCCGCGTTCAAGCCAGTGACGGAAACTTTAACTCATATAAAAGCGACCGACAGCAGAGTGTTGTTAAAAGTAGTACCAGTGCGTGTACAGGGACCTAACGGTATGGTAAATAGCACCGCGCTATTGGACGATGGATCTTCCGTCTCGTTAATAAGTGCTAATCTCGCGCGACGCGTCGGACTACGTGGTAATTCACAGACATTGCGAGTTCACGGTGCGTTTAAAGATAACGAACTTGAGTACAAATCGACAAAAGTGAATGTCGACCTTAAAGGTATGGACAATAAGGTTTATAATGTTAAATTGCGTTGTGTTGAAGAATTGAGTTTGCCAATACAAACATTGTCTgttttaaaattagttaattactCTCACCTAGCtgatataaaacataaattttgcaCCACTGATTCAGAACCTGAATTATTATTAGGTCAAGATAACTTACATGTTGTAATACCTATTCAAATACGGGAGGGCAAATATAATGAGCCATCAGCTACACTCACCCGCCTCGGCTGGAGTGTCCATGGGAAAGTGTGCGTGCCGCggactgtccgtccgtccaggGGCCCGCCATCTGTCGCTGTGCATACTAACCTTTTAATTGCAGATAGCGGAGCAGATCACGATACCACATCAGATGAGTGCCTCCTAAGGGAAATCCACGAAGATGTTAGGCGCTCATTTTTGCTAGATTCCATGGGTGTGACGACGCACGTGCGGCAAAAGGCCGACGACGCCCGCGCCGTCGCGCAGCTGGAGCACTCCGCCGAGCTCATCGATGGGCGTTGGTACGTCGGCCTTCCGTGGAAGGACGAACACCGCCCCATGCCCGACTCCCGCCCAAACGCGCTTACCAGGATGAAGGGTATTGAGCGCAAAATGGGTAAGAATCCAGGTTTCGCCGAAAGGTACCGTGAAAGGGTCAATCATTTGTTAAAAAATGATTACGCTATGGAACTAATTAACACCGAGGTCACGCCGAAGACTTATTACTTACCTCATTTCGGCGTAGACAACCCCAATAAGCAAGAACTTCGTCTGGTCTTTGATGCTGCAAGTCAGGTAAGTGGTAGCTCCCTGAACGATTATTTGCTCACAGGACCTGACCTATTGTCATCACTTTTAGGTATAATGCTGCGCTTTCGGGAACATCCAATTGCAGTAACAGGTGACATTAGAGACATGTTCTTGAGAGTCAAGATCCATCAAGATGACCAGGACGCGCTGAGGTTTCTGTGGAGAAACAACCCCACAGAAAATATGAAGACGTACGCGATGACGTCACTTATTTTCGGCGCAAATTGTGCTCCATTTGTCGcgcaatttgtaaaaaataaaaacgcccAGCGATTTGAATCGTCATTTCCCGCCGCCGTCGATGCCATCGTCAACTCGCACTACATGGACGACTACATCGACAGCCTGCCCGACGAGGCGACAGCGATCGAAATGGTAAAAAATGTCGGTTATATCCACAGGGCGGGCGGCTTTGAAATAAGAAATTGGACGAGCAACAGCGTCGCAGTTTTAAACAGCGTGCCAAAGGAGACCTTAGGCACTGCTGCTGTAAGGTTCAAAGTCGGCCAGCAACATGAGAGCGAGCGTACCTTAGGTCTCATTTGGTACCCTGCTGATGACATATTGGGCTTCGATCTGTCATTAAAACGTATACCGAGCGACGTACTTGAAGGTGAGAATAGGCCTACGAAACGTTTAATGTTAAGAGTAATTATGTCAATATTTGATGTACTAGGTTTTTTAGCACCCTTCACGATTCAAGGCCGAATTATGCTTCAAGAGGCTTGGCGCTTACAGGTGGATTGGGAGGATTACATTCCAGACCAAATTTATCACAAGTGGCGAAAATGGGTCGACCTTTTGAAGGTAATTAAAGATATCCGTATACCTAGGTGGTACTGCACAGCCGCGCGCAATGCGGTAAGGGACAGCCAATCGGCTACAGCGCGTGCGAGCGAAATGCAAGATTGTGTGGATCTCGTCGCAACGGCACCTACCTCTCCCCCTGCGACCCACGCACCTACGCACAGTGCTACGAAATGCTACGAGGGCGTAGCGGCATCTACATCTGCTACGACCGCATCGAGAAGTAAGtactcatattataataatttacaaatgcatttttttagCGATGCATCTTCTCAGGCGATGTCAGCTGTGGGCTATTTGCGCTGGGAGGATAACGGCACTATTTATGTTGCATTTATTGCCAGCAAAAGCAGAGTTATGCCGATAAAACGGCTGACTATACCGAAGGCTGAGCTGCAAGCTGCATTGTTGTCTGCAAGACTAGCCAATGCAATTGGAAAGGAGCACAAACTGACGCCAACGAGGCGTTACTTCTGGTGTGACTCCTCAACTGTATTACATTGGATTCGCAACAAAAATCGTACGTATAAGGCCTTTGAAGCAAATCGCTTGGGGGAGATTGACGACCTTACCCGCGTTGACGAGTGGCGGTACATTCCTACGAAACTAAATGTTGCCGATTTAGCGACGCGGGACTCGTTTGATCTAGCCCTACAGAGCGAGTGGTTTAAAGGTCCTTCTTTTTTATACGCTGACGAAAGTCTATGGCCAAAGGATATAATACCGACCTGTAACGAGGAGGAGACAGGGGAATGCGTAGCAGTCGTCCAGGTGCGTGACGAACCTGCATGCATACCAGTGCCGGACCCACAGCGCTTCTCTTCGTGGCTTCGTCTCACCCGTGCCACGGCGGCAGTGCTAAAGTTCATCGCTAGGTGCAAAGGTCGGGCGGTCGAGATCGATTGCGCAATGATGGAGCGCGCTGAGATACTTTTACTAAAACACGCGCAAAACGAGTCTTTTGGGGAAGACTTAGCCAGAATTAAGGCGCACGGGGCTTTACATCGCGCAAgtaagttattaaaattatcaccCATTTTAGACGAACATGAACTACTTCGCGTGGGCGGGCGCATTGACGCCGCATCAGATGTGCCTCTGGACGTCAAGAGACCCGTGATCCTGGACGGCCGTCATCAGGTAGCACGCTTAATCGTCCGGCATTACCATGTGAAAGCGGCCCACGGAAGTCAGGAGATGGTGGTAAACGAAATAAAGCAAAGGTATTGGGTACTTAGACTTCGACCTACTGTAAAACTCGTGACGTCAAGGTGCATGTTGTGCAGGATAATGAAGAGCAAACCTCAGGTACCGCGCATGGGCGATTTACCAGAGGCCAGAATAGAACACCATCACCGACCCTTTTTTCACTGTGGGTTGGACCTTTTTGGGCCAATGGAGGTCGCGGTGGGTCGCCGCAGAGAGAAAAGATATGGTGTTCTATTCACATGCCTCACAGTGCGGGCGATTCATATCGAGCTGGTTGCCTCCCTTACAACCGACTCGCTTATCATGGCGTTGCGACGCatggcggcgcggcgcggctggCCGCGCCATCTGTACTCGGACAACGGTACTAATCTGAGGGGCGCCGACACAGAGTTGCGTCGGTCAATGGAGGCGCTAGATATGGACGTTCTAAAAGCTGAGGGGGTTAATAACAACATGGATTGGACTTTTATTCCCCCCGCCAGCCCCCATTGGGGTGGGGCGTGGGAACGTTTAATACGTTCAGTAAAGACGGCTCTCAAAGTCGTTTTAAAAGAACGAGCACCAAGGGACGAAGTTTTGACCACATTAATGGCAGAAGTTGAGAACATGGTCAACGGTCGTCCATTGGTGCACGTGTCTGTCGATCCTGCTGACGGTGAGTCTCTTACTCCTAATCATTTCCTTTTAGGGTCATCATCGCGACTCCCTCTTGTAGGAGAGTTCGATGATTCTGATCTCAACTTGAGGAAACTATGGCGGAAGGCGCAGAGGCTCGCTGACATGTTCTGGCAGAGGTGGCTAAGAGAAATCTTACCCACCCTCGTGCCTAGGACAAAGTGGCTAGAGGAGCGGAAGCCGCTAAAAGTAGGGGACCTCGTTCTGGTGGTAGATCCCAACTCTCCCCGCAATATGTGGCCGAAGGGATTGATCACGCAGGTAATTCCTGGCGCAGACGGACGGATCCGTTTAGTGGAGGTGAGGACGGCTACCGGGACTTACCGGAGGTCTGCGGCTCGCATCGCTCCTATTCCCGTAAGTTTAGAGTGCTGA